The region TCCTGAATTAGGTCGAGGAATTGCAGGCCGCGGTTGGTGTATTTCTTGGCGATGGAGATCACCAAACGCAGGTTGGCCTCCACCATTTCTTTCTTGGCGCGACGGGCTTTGGCTTCGCCCAGCGACACCCGGCGGTTAATGTCTTTGATCTCGTGCACCGGCAGGCCAGACATCTCCTCGATGAGGGTAATGCGGCGTTGGGTGCGGATCACATCGTCCTTTACGGCGTTGAAGCGATCGGCGTCGAGCTTGAGTTTCTTGTTGCCCAACTGCTCGTCGATCCAGCCGGCATTGGTTTCATTGCCGGGGAACAGCTTGATGAAGTCTTTGCGTGCCATACCGCCTTTCTTGATCACCAGCGCCATGATTTCGCGCTCGTGACGGCGGACTTGGTCGAGCTGCTCACGCGGGCTGCCCAGCAGCTCGTCGTAGACGCGCGGCACCAGCTTGAACAGGGTCAGCATTTCCGCCATTTCCAGCTGCGCTTTGGCAGTGGTGGCGTGATCGCGGCCGTGTTTCTTCTCAGCCTTGCGGGCTTTTTCCATCAGCTGGCGCAGGTGGTTGAAGCGCTCGGCGGCCAGCACCGGGTCGATGCTGCCATCGTCCTCTTCGGTGTCGTCGTCGCTCTCTTCGGCTTCTTCCTCGTCTTCTTCCTCGTCATCCTTCTTGGCAGCTTCCTTGCGGGCTGCGAATTGGGTTTCCGCCGGTTGCGCCGGAGCCGCAGCGCCGTCGTCGTTGGGGTCGAGGTAGCCGGCGATCAGGTCGGAAATGCGGCGTTCTTCACCGGTAATGCGGTCGAATTCGGCGATCACGGTTTCCACAGTGCCCGGCCAGTAGGCCACGGCGTGCAGCACTTCGCGGATGCCTTCCTCGATGCGTTTGGCGATTTCGATTTCGCCTTCGCGGGTCAGCAGTTCCACGGTGCCCATTTCGCGCATGTACATGCGCACCGGGTCGGTGGTGCGGCCCGGCTCGGATTCCACAGAGGCCAGTACCGCCGCCGCTTCTTCTTCGGCGACTTCGTCGGTGCCTTCGGAGTTCTCATCCATCGGCAACAACTCGGCATCAGCGGCTTTTTCCACCACCGGGATGC is a window of Alcanivorax sp. REN37 DNA encoding:
- the rpoD gene encoding RNA polymerase sigma factor RpoD gives rise to the protein MSSQKEQQSQLKQLIALGKEQGYLTYAEVNDHLPESITDTDQVEDIIQMINDMGIPVVEKAADAELLPMDENSEGTDEVAEEEAAAVLASVESEPGRTTDPVRMYMREMGTVELLTREGEIEIAKRIEEGIREVLHAVAYWPGTVETVIAEFDRITGEERRISDLIAGYLDPNDDGAAAPAQPAETQFAARKEAAKKDDEEEDEEEAEESDDDTEEDDGSIDPVLAAERFNHLRQLMEKARKAEKKHGRDHATTAKAQLEMAEMLTLFKLVPRVYDELLGSPREQLDQVRRHEREIMALVIKKGGMARKDFIKLFPGNETNAGWIDEQLGNKKLKLDADRFNAVKDDVIRTQRRITLIEEMSGLPVHEIKDINRRVSLGEAKARRAKKEMVEANLRLVISIAKKYTNRGLQFLDLIQEGNIGLMKAVDKFEYRRGYKFSTYATWWIRQAITRSIADQARTIRIPVHMIETINKINRVQRQMLQEMGREPTPEELGVRLEMPEDKVRKVLKIAKEPISMETPIGDDEDSSLGDFIEDSNMESPVDSATMLGLEEATREVLANLTAREAKVLRMRFGIDMNTDHTLEEVGKQFDVTRERIRQIEAKALRKLRHPSRSEHLRSFLDGDS